In Candidatus Bathyarchaeia archaeon, the genomic stretch GCAGTATTTACTACAAGAACAGAACCATTCTATCCCCTTCTAGGAAAAGCCCTTAGAAAGGCTAAAATCTCATTAGAAGTTGAACGACAGCCGTACCTCAGCTATTTCAAGCATAGTAAAAGACAGCTTGTAACCCAGACTTATATAAAGTTCAATGATTCTCCAGAAATTAAATAGCGCAAAAAATGGGGGTTTTTGATACGTTAAGATTTAGATGAATTCTGCTGGCTTGATGATATTAGGTGCCTTTCTCAACATCAATGAAGCCAATATAACCAAGGCAGCCACTAAGGTTACCGCTGAAAACTCAGGTATCGCCGTATACTCCCTTTCAGCGAAGGCGCGTTCAAATCCCACTTTAACCGCTGAAACGTACACTTTGAACTCCCTATTAACGTCTTCAGGCGTCCTGAACTCGTCTGAAAATCGGCCATTCTCATCGGTATAGACCAACGCTAGATGAATAGTTTTCCCTGCGGCATCGTCTACTTGTATAGAAACCTGCGCCCCTTTAACAGGTTGTTGATAGAGGTCTGTAACGAGCCCGTACACCATCATGCGTTCGCCGTCGTCAGAAACATCAACGATGACGGAAAGCTGACCTTGAGCCCATACTTGGCTTACGCTCCATAGAGACAACAACAACGAAACCAACATTAATGCATAGACAAGCAATGGCGATCTAAACAAGCCTTTCATAGCTCTATCACCGGCTTCACCTAGCCTTACACTGTGGTTTCGGTTGTAGTTTCAGTCGTCATGGTTTCAGTGGTTTCGGTTGTAGTTTCAGTCGTCATGGTTTCAGTGGTTTCGGTTGTAGTTTCAGTCGTCGTTATGGTAGTGGTTGTCGAGATAGATCCTTCAACGATAAACTTCACTTGTTCCTTGTCTAGGAAAACGCCACCTTGGGATATGTATCCATTAGAAACGTATGCGTTGGCGGTGTACACGCCTTCTAAAGCGTCACCTCTGAGGTAAATGTGGAACTCAACAGTGATGAGTTCACCTTGGGCGATCGTGGTAGAAAGCATAGTAAGATACACAGGTATGCCACGAGGGTCGTCGACCTCTAACCACACCATTCCGCCGTCAAGGGTGATTCCTTGATTCGATACTATGACTGAAGCGAGAACCTCGTCCCCAGGGTTGATCACACCATCTTGGCCGACTCCTCTTACATCTAAGGTTGTGATGGAGATTGACGGTATCTGACTCTCCCCTAAGACGAAAGTGGATTGGGCTGCACCCCAAAGACCGTTTAAGCTCACTGAGACGTAAACCGTGTAGGTTCCATTTATCGCATCGTCCTTAAGGGTGAATGTATCGTTGAAGAATCCTTGAGGATCAGTTACTGTTTGACTGATATGGTAGGGGGATCCCGCTGGGTCGTCGACTTGAATCGATACTTCGGCATTTGAGACGGCGTTTTGGGACTCTTCTGAAACCACACCTGCTATTACAACAGCTTCACCCGCATTGTACTGGAGTTTATCGGTGGAAAATACTATGCTTAAAGGGCCTGGCGTAATAGTCGAAGTAGTGGTTGTAGCGGTGGTGAATTCGCTGGTGGTCGCGGTGGTATAAGTTTCGGTGTAAGTGGTTGTAACAGTTTCCAGTTGACCTTGAATTATCAGCGCAGCTGTAACGGGTATACTGTTTCCCTTTCTTTGGCTGTATGCGACTATCTTCAACTCGTAGACTCCAGGCTTAACCTGCGGACTCGTGACGACTACAAGCTTGGATTCGAATGTCGGTATGCCCATACTCTGTGAGAATACGCCGACAGCGTGCTCTGGGAGACCCTTGACGGTGAGGAAGATTATTCCTATAGCGTGGTCCGGCTTTCCCTCCGGAGGAGGTAGGGCTTCAACCCTAATCTGGTATTCAGCCCTTCCACCAGGCGGAATGCTGACATCCGTGGGGTCAACGAGTAAAAGGAACCCTATCTTCCCATGGAATATTTCACCATGGAAATTATCGGCTACTGCTTGAAAATCATTATCATCGACGTCGGCGCCGCTAGCTGAAATGCCTGTTGAGTATACCGCTGCCATAGATGCGATGCCTATGAGGAGGACCAGCAGACAGTTTTTCAGCAGACTTTTTCTCATTATTTCACCTTCTTCAACTTTTTCCACGGCTCATGTTCTGTTCTAGATTTAATTTAAAGGGTAACTTGTGCTACAGATATACACTCATCTACAATAATCTTGAACCTTTAAACCTGAAATCTGAGCCCGAGTTAGAATGTAAGATTTTGCTGTTATCTGGATTTTGAATGGTAAAAATACTTTATAACATAAGGCTTAAATTTACAAGGACGTTAAATGTCTCACAGGCGAAGTAAATGGAATTCTGCCCATATTGTCAAAGATGGGTTGAGCCAACAAAAGATCATACCGACATTCTCGCAGGCTACGCCTTTGGAGGCTTCCTAGGAGCCCTCATCGGAGCCGGCCACTATTTCCTAAAGGGCCAAAGATGCCCGATCTGCAACAACGTCATAAAGGGATGGGGAGCTAAGCCTTATGTCCCTCCACAAGCACAGTTTAACCCCCAATTCACTCATTTGCCTTACTCCTATATGGGCCCAGAGCGCCATTATCCCCAGATGCAAGTAGGCTTTCTAACGCAGCCCTCCAGATCGTGTCCTCGATGTAGACAACCAATGGCTTGGTCCCCAAGCCTACGACAATGGTACTGCTACTACTGTCAAATTCCAGTCTACGTGTAGGCCTCTATAAAATTTATTTTTGGAAGGCCCACTAAAGGACACGCGGATTATTCCAAAAGTTAAATGCGCGATATAGCTAACCCCGCTCCTCGTGGTCAACCGAAGAGTAAAAGGATTTGAACATAATCATTTAAAATACGTTTATGGCTGATCTTCGAAGCGCGGATGATGCGACAAGGATTCTTCCCGACTTAATTCGCGTCAATTTACCGTAAACTAAGTTTTCCAGCTGGAGCCGGGGATGGGAGTCGAACCCATCTCAGCATCCCTATACTGCGGGTTTCTCCTACTGGGAGACTGCAGCCCGCCGCCTGAACCGTTCGGCCGTCGGTGGCTTTCAGCCAACCCCGGCTGACATATCCCCGGCCACTGTTAGTCATTTTCGCCTTCAGATTTATTAATCTTACCAGGACTCTCTTTTTGCCATCGCTCATAGCTGATACAATTTATCCATGACAGCTCCTATGTCGATCCATACTTAGGCTACGCCTTACCCCATATGGTCCCCCTCCTCTCACCTCGGAGCAGGTTAAGATCTTAAATTGTTTTTCTACCCTCTTCTCCTGAGGCATTGGCTTACAGACGCTTGGGAAATCCCCAGTTTCTCAGCCAACTTCGCTGGGAAAAGCGGTGCTTCCGAGCTAACTCCCTATTCACCAATTCCCTATGGGCAGACACGGGCATTACACGATTACTTCGCAGGTCGTACAGGGGGCAGTATTGGAAATATATCTATAACAGCGCTATCATCATATGGATGTTTCCCTTATTTAAGAGCCAAACCATCGATGTCGACGAGACTCACGTCAAACTCTCCAGGTATTTTACTGCGCTCATGGCGGCCTTCGCCCCCTCTCCCACAGAGGTGGCGACTTGTCTCCAAAGCGGTGAAGTGCAGTCTCCAGCCGCGAATACACCGGGAGCGGATGTCGTCATCTTTTCGTCTACCCGCACATAGCCTGACTCATCTTTTTCCACATCTTGGACAAAGGAGGTGTTCGGCCTCCTACCTATGTATATGAAGACGCCGTCGACTTCCAGCTCTCTGGCTTCAGCGGTCAAGGTATCCTTCAACAACAGTTTTTCCACCTTGCTTTTCCCCATAATTTTTCGCACAACCATGTTCCATAAGGGTGTAATCTTCGGGTTTGAAAGCATTCTGTGAACGGCGATTTTCTCAGCCCTCAGCTTGTCCCTCCTGTGAATTAAATATACTTTATCGGCGATTTTCGCGAGGTGTACGGCCTCCTTCACCGCTGAGTCTCCTCCGCCAACCACCGCCACAACCTTGTCTTTGAACAATGGTCCGTCGCAGGTCGCGCAGTAGGATACCCCCTTACCGAGAAGCCCCTCCTCTCCGTCGACGTTAAGCTTAACGGGCTCTGCGCCGGACGCTATTATGATGGCTTTGGCCTGCAGCTCGTTCGAACCTATCCGTACCCTCTTAACCGCGTTTTTAGTGTTTAAGTTGACAACCTCGCCGTTTATCACTTCAAGGCCTACGGTTCGAGCATGCTCATCCAGCCTAGAAGACAACTCCAACCCGGAGATCCTGGGAAATCCAGGGTAATTTTCGATTTCACCCGCTAAGGCCACTTGCCCTCCGATTAAGCCTTTCTCAATTAAGGCCACTTCGACCATGGCCCTCTTCGCGTATATACCTGCAGTTATTCCTGCGGGCCCGCCCCCTATGATCGCTAGGTCAAGAAGCCGCATCCGGACACCTTAAGGAATCTTTGGAGAAATCGCCCCATGGGGGCATGCGTCGACACAGTCAAAGCATAGGATGCAGTCCATGTCGTTAAACTTCTCCCAGGGAAGCTCTAAGATCCTGACTTGAGTTGGACATTTTCTCGCGCAGTAAGGGCATCTTTCGCATTTAGTGGGTGAGCGTTTTAACCCCAGTAAACTGTATCGAGCGAATATTCCCAGTAGGGCTCCAAGGGGACATAGGTAACGGCACCAGAATAAGGGTACGCTGTAGGAGCCTGCTAGGAAAACGCCGAGTATTAGTATTTTCAGGGCAATCAAAGCGTTGATCTGTGCGATCACAGACCATCCTTGAGTTAAGAGCTTGGGAATCGTCCCCATTAGGGTTGCGTCTGGGGATATGGTGATGGTGGGACCATAGGAAAAGGCTCCTAGGGCGTTTCTGTAGGACTGACCCCAATCCTCCTTCGAGGAAATGGCTAAAGTTACAGAAACTGTTAGGATGATGAATAGTAGGAGGAATTTTATCTTCTTCGCCGCGATGTCACTGGACCTGGACACGTGTGGCATTGATGCCCTCAACTTATAGATCAACTCCTGCATAAAACTGAGCGGACATGCCCATCCGCAAAAAATCTTCCCGAATACGCAGCCAACGATAAGAAGGATTGAAAGGATAAGCAAGGGGGCCTTGCCGTTGGCTAGCGTTAACTGCAACAGATCGAAGGCTCCTACGGGGGACGTTAACGGAGAGTTCAATGTCACCCATACCGGTAGAGGAATCATCAGACGCGGGAAGGTGTAAAGCTTTTGAATCGAGTTAACCAAAGACGTATAAAAGATTAAGAAAAAAGCCAGCTTCACCGCATAACGAAAAGGCCAAATCTTGAGCCTCAAGCTTAGCCTCCTCCACTATGGAAGAATCGGAGAGAAACCTTGAACAAGCTCTTTTAAAACGAGATGCTCCCGGAAGTAGACGGCTAGAAACAGTAGAAGTAAACCCACAGTTAACATGTAGGTGGCTGCTAAGTTTTTCATCGAAACTACCCGGAGCCTTTTCCACGATGATTCTCATAAACCTTCCTCTACAGTTTTTCCGCTAAAGCTTCGCAACGGCCACTCATAGCCTCGATACCGGCGACGCTGGGCATTGACGCCGTCCTTCCCAAGATGGTCGAGGAAAACGTTGGACGGGATCTTCAAAGACCGCGACAGGTAGGCTACCACCCTTTAAGCTTATCGCAGCGAGCTGGAGAGAGGTAATGGATTCCTCAGGCCTGTGAGGGAGGTTTAAAAGAGTTTCTGTTTCTGAGTAAAGCTTAAATATAAGTTAATGCGCCCCTATATAAGGATTAGGCTATTTGAGTATTTCTCTACTCAACGCCTAAGCTGGTTAGAGGAGGCTGTAAAGCCGCCTCCTAAATAGTGTGGTGATGGAAGTTGATTCAGGCTAAGAAGGGTTTGATGAAGATCACAAGGTGCCCAGAATGTGGGAGTGGAAGCCTAGTTGAGGATTATGATCAAGGGGAGATCATATGTCAGCAATGTGGCCTCGTGATTAATGAAAATGTTTTGAATCAGGGTCCCGAGTGGAGGGCCTTCACAAAGGAGGAAAAAGAGGAGAGGGGAAGGGTTGGGATACCAACCTCTTTTTCAATCCACGATAAAGGCCTCTCAACCGTTATAGAGCAGGTTAACCGAGACTCCTATGGCAGAAGGCTTCCCCTAGATAGAAGACTAGAGATGTTAAGGTTGAGGAAGTGGCAAATCAGGACAAGGGTTCACTCCTCCATCGATAGAAACCTAGCTCAAGCCATGGCGGAGCTGGACAGACTAGCCGATAAAATTCACATACCCTCATCAACAAAGGAGAGAGCCGCAGTTATATACAGGAAGGCTTTGGAAAACGGTTTAGTTAGAGGACGATCCATCGCCGCCATCGCTGCGGCCGCCGTGTACGCGGCCTGTAGGGCATCTGAAACCCCCCGAACCTTGAAGGAAGTCGCTGGCGCCAGCAGAATCGGGAAGAAGGATGTCGCGCGATGCTATCGACTACTCCTTAGGGAGTTGAACATGAAGATGCCTGTGGAAGATCCTGTAAAATGCATTTCAAAAATAGCTTCTAGGGTGGATGTGCCGATGATTACTCAGAGGAAGGCTTTAGAAATCTTAAAGATGGCCAAGGATAAGGGAATTGTGGCTGGAAAGGACCCCATGGGTTTAGCGGCGGCGGCGCTCTACGTGGCCTGCGTTTTAACAGGTGAAAAGAAAACTCAGAAGGAAATCGCAGACATGGCCAACGTGACCGAGGTAACGGTGAGAAACCGATACAAGAACCTGAAAGACAACCTTAACCTAAACATATAGATGAGGATCATACCGGTCAAGGCCACCAAGTGTATCGATGTTCTGGGTCGATTCCAAGCTTCCGGTAGACGCGTCTGATGGAGACATCAACCCTCCGGGCGGCTTCGGCGAACATATCACCTCCATAAGAGTCCATGCCCACGATTAAAGGACCCAACTCTTCCACTTCCAGGACCCACACGGCCGATGGCATTCCCAAGTCCCGCCAGTAAACATCTATCACTCTTCGGACCTTCTCGGCGTAGTAAGCTGCCGCTCCGCCAGTGGTTAAAGCGTAGGCAGCGCCCCGATTTCTGAACGCTTTTAAAACCTCATTTCCCATGAAGCCCTTCCCCACTATCAGCTTTACTCCACATTCCTCAACCAGCTGAGCCGCTTGGGAAGTGAACCTGGAGCTTGTCGTTGAGCCTAGGGAGATAGGCCTCCATTCCCCTTCCTCCTCCCTAAGGATGGGCCCACAATGCCATATAGCTCTGTCCTTCAAGTTAAATGGCAAGCTTCCACCCTCCCTTATAGTTTTTACAGCCCTCTCGTAAGCCATGTCCCGGATTGTATACAGCTCTCCAGTCAAGTATATTATGTCTCTCACCCTAACTCGACGGATCTCCTCCTCGGTTAAAGGCGTATTCAACCGATACTCAGTCATACTTTTACACCTCA encodes the following:
- the trxB gene encoding thioredoxin-disulfide reductase — encoded protein: MRLLDLAIIGGGPAGITAGIYAKRAMVEVALIEKGLIGGQVALAGEIENYPGFPRISGLELSSRLDEHARTVGLEVINGEVVNLNTKNAVKRVRIGSNELQAKAIIIASGAEPVKLNVDGEEGLLGKGVSYCATCDGPLFKDKVVAVVGGGDSAVKEAVHLAKIADKVYLIHRRDKLRAEKIAVHRMLSNPKITPLWNMVVRKIMGKSKVEKLLLKDTLTAEARELEVDGVFIYIGRRPNTSFVQDVEKDESGYVRVDEKMTTSAPGVFAAGDCTSPLWRQVATSVGEGAKAAMSAVKYLESLT
- a CDS encoding transcription initiation factor IIB; translation: MKITRCPECGSGSLVEDYDQGEIICQQCGLVINENVLNQGPEWRAFTKEEKEERGRVGIPTSFSIHDKGLSTVIEQVNRDSYGRRLPLDRRLEMLRLRKWQIRTRVHSSIDRNLAQAMAELDRLADKIHIPSSTKERAAVIYRKALENGLVRGRSIAAIAAAAVYAACRASETPRTLKEVAGASRIGKKDVARCYRLLLRELNMKMPVEDPVKCISKIASRVDVPMITQRKALEILKMAKDKGIVAGKDPMGLAAAALYVACVLTGEKKTQKEIADMANVTEVTVRNRYKNLKDNLNLNI
- a CDS encoding MG2 domain-containing protein, producing MEKVEEGEIMRKSLLKNCLLVLLIGIASMAAVYSTGISASGADVDDNDFQAVADNFHGEIFHGKIGFLLLVDPTDVSIPPGGRAEYQIRVEALPPPEGKPDHAIGIIFLTVKGLPEHAVGVFSQSMGIPTFESKLVVVTSPQVKPGVYELKIVAYSQRKGNSIPVTAALIIQGQLETVTTTYTETYTTATTSEFTTATTTTSTITPGPLSIVFSTDKLQYNAGEAVVIAGVVSEESQNAVSNAEVSIQVDDPAGSPYHISQTVTDPQGFFNDTFTLKDDAINGTYTVYVSVSLNGLWGAAQSTFVLGESQIPSISITTLDVRGVGQDGVINPGDEVLASVIVSNQGITLDGGMVWLEVDDPRGIPVYLTMLSTTIAQGELITVEFHIYLRGDALEGVYTANAYVSNGYISQGGVFLDKEQVKFIVEGSISTTTTITTTETTTETTETMTTETTTETTETMTTETTTETTV
- a CDS encoding 4Fe-4S binding protein — encoded protein: MIPLPVWVTLNSPLTSPVGAFDLLQLTLANGKAPLLILSILLIVGCVFGKIFCGWACPLSFMQELIYKLRASMPHVSRSSDIAAKKIKFLLLFIILTVSVTLAISSKEDWGQSYRNALGAFSYGPTITISPDATLMGTIPKLLTQGWSVIAQINALIALKILILGVFLAGSYSVPLFWCRYLCPLGALLGIFARYSLLGLKRSPTKCERCPYCARKCPTQVRILELPWEKFNDMDCILCFDCVDACPHGAISPKIP
- a CDS encoding FumA C-terminus/TtdB family hydratase beta subunit; its protein translation is MTEYRLNTPLTEEEIRRVRVRDIIYLTGELYTIRDMAYERAVKTIREGGSLPFNLKDRAIWHCGPILREEEGEWRPISLGSTTSSRFTSQAAQLVEECGVKLIVGKGFMGNEVLKAFRNRGAAYALTTGGAAAYYAEKVRRVIDVYWRDLGMPSAVWVLEVEELGPLIVGMDSYGGDMFAEAARRVDVSIRRVYRKLGIDPEHRYTWWP